In Populus alba chromosome 9, ASM523922v2, whole genome shotgun sequence, a genomic segment contains:
- the LOC118035670 gene encoding zinc finger A20 and AN1 domain-containing stress-associated protein 3: MAEEQHRCQEPRLCVNNCGFFGSPATQNLCSKCYGDLRQSQPLNQLLAPSSSASVSSFSSPTVDVIKNQIAPVLVVDGDEKGEFKAEPTVVVPQQKPNRCLTCRRRVGLTGFNCRCGMVFCGTHRYPEQHDCEFDFKSLGKEQIAKANPVVKGEKLQRI; this comes from the coding sequence ATGGCAGAAGAACAACACCGATGCCAAGAACCACGTCTCTGCGTAAACAACTGCGGTTTTTTTGGAAGCCCAGCAACTCAAAATCTGTGTTCTAAATGTTATGGTGATCTTCGTCAATCACAGCCCCTGAATCAGCTCCTAGCCCCATCATCATCTGCTTctgtttcttccttttcatcCCCAACCGTCGATGTTATAAAGAACCAGATAGCTCCTGTGTTGGTGGTGGACGGTGATGAAAAGGGGGAGTTTAAGGCTGAACCTACGGTCGTGGTTCCACAGCAGAAGCCAAATAGGTGCTTGACATGTAGGAGGCGCGTAGGGTTGACGGGATTTAATTGCAGGTGTGGTATGGTGTTTTGTGGAACGCATAGGTACCCAGAACAACATGATTGCGAGTTTGATTTTAAGAGCTTAGGTAAAGAACAGATCGCTAAGGCTAATCCTGTTGTTAAGGGTGAGAAGCTTCAAAGGATTTAA